In Delphinus delphis chromosome 11, mDelDel1.2, whole genome shotgun sequence, one genomic interval encodes:
- the LOC132434512 gene encoding olfactory receptor 8S1-like yields MLFVLFLGIYLLTLIGNLMMILLIRADSHLHMPRYFFLGYLSFLDICYSLVTVPKMLQNFLSQKKTISVWGCITQSFFFMISGITESCLLSVMAYDRYAAMCHPLLSTVVMNRPLCTAIVGTAWVMGFLNSLVNNRCVQNLQFYGPNLISHFSCELPSHFPLSCSDTTPNTILLARFFAFLGLVTLPLILFSYSKIILAILSTSSSKSQGEAFSTCYSHLTMVLLFYGTALFRYISPSSGPVL; encoded by the coding sequence ATGCTCTTTGTTCTCTTCCTGGGGATTTACCTCCTGACCCTGATAGGGAACCTGATGATGATCCTGTTGATCAGGGCTGATTCTCACCTCCACATGCCCAGGTACTTCTTCCTTGGATATTTATCTTTCCTAGACATATGCTACTCTTTAGTCACTGTGCCCAAGATGCTGCAGAATTTCCTATCTCAGAAGAAAACCATTTCGGTGTGGGGCTGCATTACCCAGagtttctttttcatgatttctGGAATCACTGAGAGCTGCTTGCTCTCTGTTATGGCCTATGATCGCTATGCTGCCATGTGTCACCCTCTGCTCTCCACCGTGGTCATGAATAGACCTCTCTGCACTGCAATCGTTGGTACAGCATGGGTGATGGGGTTTCTGAACTCACTAGTGAATAATCGTTGTGTTCAGAACTTACAGTTCTATGGTCCCAATCTCATCTCCCATTTCAGTTGTGAACTGCCTTCACACTTCCCTCTGTCCTGCAGTGATACCACACCTAACACCATCCTGCTGGCTAGGTTTTTTGCATTTCTAGGACTTGTGACACTTCCCCTGATTCTCTTCTCTTACTCAAAAATTATTCTTGCCATTCTAAGTACCTCTTCCTCTAAAAGCCAAGGTGAAGCCTTCTCCACCTGCTACTCCCATCTCACCATGGTGCTCTTGTTCTATGGGACGGCTCTATTCAGGTACATCAGCCCCTCTTCAGGACCAGTACTGTAG